The genome window AAGAGAAATGAAAAATACACAAAAAGGTCATGAGATTATGGAAAAATTCCGTAAGACTCTTGAAGATGTTTGCGTTGTGGAAAAATCTGCAAAGCTAGAAGGACGCCAAATGATTATGGTACTTGCACCGAAAAAAGAGCAAGCCTAGTATAAATTAAGGAGGATATTAATCATGCCAAAAATGAAAAGCCATAGAGGAGCTTCAAAAAGACTAAAGAGAACCAAGAGTGGAAAGTTAAAAAGAGCAAAAGCTTTTGCTAACCACATCTTAGCGAAAAAGTCTCCGAAACGCAAGCGAAATCTTAGAAAAATGGCAATTCTTTCTAAGGGAGACCAAAAAAGAATCGACCAATTCATAGCAAAATAAACAGGATAATTAAAAGGGAGGAACATTTAAAATGCCTAGAGTAAAAAAAGGAATTAACGCCAAGAAAAAACATAAAAAAATATTGCGATTAGCCAAAGGTTTCAGAGGTGGAAGAAGCAAACTCTTCAGACCGGCTAATCAATTCGTAATGAAATCTTTAAAGCATGCTTATGTAGGAAGAAAATTAAGAAAAAGAGACTTTCGAAAACTTTGGATTACAAGAATCAATGCTGCGGCAAGACTGAACGGTCTTTCTTATTCTCGATTTATGAATGGATTAAAGCTTGCAGATATAAACATTAATCGTAAGATGTTAGCGGACATGGCTGTGAATGACCAAGAAGGCTTCACACAATTAGTAAATACCGCAAAAGAAAAACTAAACGTTTAATTTTTCAAAAACCTTGTCAATTTAACACAAAGAGTCCTTCTAGGACTCTTTAGCTATATCTAAACTTAAAATATAACCATCCTCCGAATACAGCAACTGGACATTACTGTACTAAAAGAATGCCTGCGAAAAATGTTAGATTGATCCTCTTTGGAGCCGGAAAAAGTAGAAAAAAATACAAAGCAAATAAGGTGATTCTTTTGAAGGATATTATAGAAAGCTTGGATAACCCGAAAATTAAGGAAATCCGTTCACTGCATAAAAAGAAATACCGAAAGAAATTTGGAAAGTACCTTATTGAAGGCAAACGCATTGTAGCCGAAGCCTTGGAACATGGAGCAAAAATTGATAGCATTATTATATCATCGGATTACATTGGAGATGAAACTTATCAAGAATCAGTGTTGAACTCCGGGATAAGAAATATTGAACTAATAAGGGTTACAGAAAAAGTTTTTCTTTCCATAGCAAAAACCGAATCACCTCAAGGGATTATAGCGGTGATACATAAAGAAGAACATAGTCTTGAAAAATCCTTGGGGAAACTGCCAAAATATCCCTATATCGTAACCCTGGAAAACCTTCAGGATCCGGGAAATATGGGGACAATCATTCGAACCGCTGAGGCTGCAGGGGTGGATTTGATTTTGGTTACTAAAAATTCAACAGATCCCTATGGAGATAAAGCTCTCCGTTCTAGCATGGGGGCAATTTTTCATGTACCTATTGTTGAAGTCGAAGGTATGGAATGGCTTTCCCTCTTAAAAATAAATAAAATACAAGTTATAGCAACAGATTTATCTGCAACAAAGACCTATGGAGAGTTAGATTATCGAGGGGGAATCAACTTAATCATCGGTAATGAAGGTCACGGAATCTCTAAGAATCTTCTGGACCAAGCCGATGAGAAAATCATTATACCGATATATGGTAATATTGATTCCCTTAATGCTTCCGTTGCGTCGGGAATACTACTTTATAAGGCTCGAGAAAAACGTGGCATAGTATGAAAATCATAAGGAAGGATTGTCCTTTTCCAATGGCTGTGATATAATAAGTTCTATAAA of Isachenkonia alkalipeptolytica contains these proteins:
- the rpmI gene encoding 50S ribosomal protein L35, coding for MPKMKSHRGASKRLKRTKSGKLKRAKAFANHILAKKSPKRKRNLRKMAILSKGDQKRIDQFIAK
- the rplT gene encoding 50S ribosomal protein L20; this translates as MPRVKKGINAKKKHKKILRLAKGFRGGRSKLFRPANQFVMKSLKHAYVGRKLRKRDFRKLWITRINAAARLNGLSYSRFMNGLKLADININRKMLADMAVNDQEGFTQLVNTAKEKLNV
- a CDS encoding TrmH family RNA methyltransferase — its product is MKDIIESLDNPKIKEIRSLHKKKYRKKFGKYLIEGKRIVAEALEHGAKIDSIIISSDYIGDETYQESVLNSGIRNIELIRVTEKVFLSIAKTESPQGIIAVIHKEEHSLEKSLGKLPKYPYIVTLENLQDPGNMGTIIRTAEAAGVDLILVTKNSTDPYGDKALRSSMGAIFHVPIVEVEGMEWLSLLKINKIQVIATDLSATKTYGELDYRGGINLIIGNEGHGISKNLLDQADEKIIIPIYGNIDSLNASVASGILLYKAREKRGIV